One segment of Desulfosudis oleivorans Hxd3 DNA contains the following:
- the csm5 gene encoding type III-A CRISPR-associated RAMP protein Csm5, which translates to MTTYHFKAQALTPIHIGCGCEIDPTEFLIKDETLVQFNTARVIKDLSPEEKTRFAAFADRADLKEMQNFLGHHLDIQRHAMNTIDASDAFIKEYTAKASNPNNRFIVSMMPRNPHTGSVYVPGSSIKGAIRTAVVNYFANIDANTRPSVHQKVQAERDIKKKCVALEETALNCRKSETHKDVFRLIHVSDAELPDNSTRIDWAENSGAKGIQMWVERVQSKADAATPPEFTVSIRLDSKAMKRPGVKENLGRELNIDLIMDACNRFYWARMIDEAARFDNKEADDTSWKAIEKLFPLGQLDNGQTISINPSVDVWDHREYVNRRMLIRVGHFSHFESLSVDELRQGWHAKKREPITQGSTRTRCTMENGQPAMPFGWLILTLDQEQGVSRY; encoded by the coding sequence ATGACCACATATCACTTCAAGGCCCAGGCACTGACACCCATTCACATCGGCTGCGGCTGTGAAATCGACCCCACCGAATTCCTGATCAAGGATGAAACGCTGGTGCAATTCAATACCGCACGGGTTATTAAAGACCTTTCTCCAGAAGAAAAGACCCGGTTTGCCGCCTTTGCCGACCGGGCCGACCTGAAGGAAATGCAAAATTTTCTTGGGCATCATCTGGATATCCAGCGTCATGCCATGAACACCATAGACGCGTCCGATGCTTTCATAAAAGAATATACGGCCAAGGCATCCAATCCAAACAACCGGTTTATCGTTTCCATGATGCCGCGCAACCCCCACACCGGCAGTGTTTATGTCCCTGGTTCTTCCATCAAAGGCGCGATACGAACGGCGGTGGTGAATTATTTTGCCAACATCGACGCAAACACCCGGCCCTCTGTTCACCAAAAAGTCCAGGCCGAACGCGACATAAAGAAAAAATGCGTGGCTCTGGAGGAAACGGCTCTCAACTGTCGCAAAAGCGAAACGCACAAGGATGTTTTCCGGCTCATTCACGTGTCGGACGCCGAACTTCCGGACAATTCCACCCGCATCGACTGGGCCGAGAATTCCGGGGCAAAGGGCATTCAGATGTGGGTCGAGCGGGTCCAATCAAAGGCCGACGCGGCAACCCCGCCTGAGTTTACTGTCTCCATACGCCTTGACAGCAAGGCAATGAAACGTCCCGGCGTGAAAGAGAACCTGGGCAGAGAACTAAATATTGATCTGATCATGGACGCCTGCAACCGGTTTTACTGGGCCAGGATGATTGACGAAGCAGCCCGCTTTGACAACAAAGAAGCCGACGATACCTCCTGGAAGGCCATTGAGAAACTTTTTCCTCTGGGGCAACTGGATAACGGGCAAACGATCAGCATCAATCCATCGGTCGACGTTTGGGACCATCGCGAATACGTCAACCGCCGCATGTTAATCCGGGTCGGCCATTTCTCCCATTTTGAGTCCCTGTCGGTCGATGAATTGCGGCAGGGCTGGCACGCGAAAAAAAGAGAGCCCATCACCCAAGGCTCCACCCGGACGCGCTGCACCATGGAAAACGGCCAGCCCGCCATGCCCTTTGGCTGGCTGATACTGACCCTTGACCAGGAGCAGGGCGTAAGCCGTTATTGA
- the csm4 gene encoding type III-A CRISPR-associated RAMP protein Csm4: MAYFRIIITPSGPLTTEWVSGTIWGHMAWAIRYLEGESALAQWMREQESSPWLFSSRIPENMLPLPLLPPAAKKGGKPSLEAFSLSKNVAKTAYIPERLFLSLRDQLNEPALLEGLKKITPENHSGLESGHLFHNCIDRNSGRTPDAGGLFVENIKWPGENQRFQIFAAADPACRKRLESSLAFIGQSGFGANASTGRGSFSFEIKEETALFAGTGNRAMSLSHGVITPAMQNPRYKLHTHYGKLGGHFATGGRSPFKYPILMARPGATFDPAGDPPFGKLLGKVHHDESLGFIRHYAFHLPTYFTEVTP; this comes from the coding sequence ATGGCTTACTTTCGCATCATCATCACGCCGTCAGGCCCGCTGACCACGGAATGGGTGTCCGGAACGATCTGGGGGCACATGGCCTGGGCCATTCGATATCTCGAAGGCGAATCGGCCCTTGCTCAATGGATGAGGGAGCAGGAGTCCTCTCCCTGGCTCTTTTCCAGCCGGATACCGGAAAACATGCTGCCCCTGCCATTGCTGCCGCCGGCCGCGAAAAAAGGCGGGAAACCCTCCCTGGAAGCGTTCAGCCTCAGCAAAAATGTCGCTAAGACAGCCTATATTCCAGAACGCCTCTTTCTTTCCCTCCGGGATCAGTTAAATGAGCCAGCCCTGCTGGAGGGGCTGAAAAAAATCACCCCCGAGAACCACAGTGGACTGGAATCAGGCCATCTTTTTCACAATTGCATTGACCGGAACTCCGGCCGCACCCCGGATGCCGGCGGCCTGTTCGTGGAAAACATCAAGTGGCCGGGAGAAAATCAGCGGTTCCAAATTTTCGCGGCCGCCGACCCGGCTTGCCGGAAGCGACTGGAAAGTTCGCTTGCCTTTATTGGCCAGTCCGGATTCGGGGCCAATGCCAGCACCGGCCGGGGAAGTTTTAGCTTCGAAATCAAAGAAGAAACAGCGCTGTTTGCCGGCACGGGCAATCGGGCCATGAGCCTTTCCCACGGTGTCATCACCCCGGCGATGCAAAACCCCAGGTACAAGCTCCACACCCACTATGGCAAACTGGGTGGCCATTTTGCTACAGGCGGCCGCAGTCCCTTTAAATACCCGATTCTCATGGCCCGGCCCGGCGCCACCTTCGACCCGGCTGGGGATCCGCCCTTTGGAAAACTGCTGGGAAAGGTCCACCATGACGAAAGCCTCGGCTTCATCCGACACTATGCTTTTCACCTGCCCACCTATTTTACGGAGGTGACGCCATGA
- the csm3 gene encoding type III-A CRISPR-associated RAMP protein Csm3 produces the protein MKLTTSYLITGQIEILTGLHIGAGKDAVEIGGVDNPVVKNPYTGEPYIPGSSLKGKLRCLMEWVTGCVEDSGKTWEGGGETGPDKLAADPILRIFGTTSKNWDAGPTRLIVRDACLNKEWKERIIDRGLPLTEEKFENNIDRIQGKAGPGIRKTERVPAGSLFDFEMVYRIFDTNDEGRTDVDNLDNLFAIMRLLEQDALGGSGSRGYGRIRFDKLKKDGQDIQAKFESIDVSKLIKQQKVA, from the coding sequence ATGAAGCTGACCACCTCTTACTTGATAACTGGCCAGATAGAAATACTGACCGGACTTCACATCGGCGCCGGCAAGGACGCCGTTGAAATCGGCGGCGTTGACAATCCGGTCGTTAAAAACCCCTATACCGGCGAGCCTTATATCCCGGGCTCGTCACTCAAAGGAAAACTGCGGTGCCTGATGGAGTGGGTCACCGGGTGTGTGGAAGACTCGGGCAAAACCTGGGAAGGCGGCGGCGAGACCGGCCCGGACAAACTGGCGGCAGACCCCATTCTCCGGATCTTCGGCACCACCAGCAAAAACTGGGATGCCGGCCCCACCCGGCTGATCGTCCGGGACGCCTGCCTGAATAAGGAATGGAAAGAGCGGATCATCGACCGGGGGCTCCCTTTGACCGAGGAAAAATTTGAAAACAACATCGACCGGATTCAGGGTAAGGCTGGCCCTGGTATCCGCAAGACAGAACGGGTGCCGGCCGGCTCGCTTTTTGACTTTGAGATGGTCTACCGGATTTTTGACACGAACGATGAAGGCCGGACCGATGTGGATAATCTGGACAACCTGTTTGCGATTATGCGCCTGCTGGAACAGGATGCCCTGGGCGGCTCAGGCTCCCGCGGTTATGGCCGCATCCGTTTTGACAAGCTCAAAAAAGACGGCCAGGACATTCAGGCAAAGTTTGAATCCATCGACGTCTCTAAACTGATTAAACAACAAAAGGTCGCGTAA
- the csm2 gene encoding type III-A CRISPR-associated protein Csm2 — translation MVQPNRHSGYKPHGQQGAGRPTYGSQSPPPQLPTPKPLSYYSDEKKKRLKPELLDDQARTDAENFKGLKATQMRRFYDDLKAIERKIMSGDLQEQQANFERDRALIVMFKAKAVYAEKRKVAPRAFTQFIFDHVASIKDLADFKGFLKVFEAVVAFHKFYSPEK, via the coding sequence ATGGTACAACCCAACAGACATTCAGGATACAAACCTCATGGTCAGCAGGGCGCGGGCCGCCCGACCTATGGCAGCCAGAGCCCGCCCCCGCAATTGCCAACGCCAAAACCGTTGAGCTACTATTCGGATGAGAAAAAAAAGCGACTGAAGCCCGAACTGCTGGATGACCAGGCGAGAACTGACGCCGAAAATTTTAAAGGCTTGAAGGCGACCCAGATGCGGCGTTTCTATGATGATTTGAAAGCCATTGAACGAAAAATCATGTCGGGGGACCTTCAGGAGCAGCAGGCCAATTTCGAACGGGACCGGGCGTTGATCGTCATGTTCAAGGCCAAGGCGGTTTACGCGGAAAAACGAAAAGTAGCACCCAGGGCCTTTACCCAGTTCATTTTTGACCACGTGGCTTCCATCAAAGACCTGGCCGATTTTAAAGGATTTTTAAAAGTGTTTGAAGCCGTGGTGGCCTTTCACAAGTTTTATTCACCGGAAAAATAA
- the cas10 gene encoding type III-A CRISPR-associated protein Cas10/Csm1 — translation MAYSIYEVIFGALLHDVGKMCQRAYGSMKAVPWVTYDMESTLCPKNKHQAYTHKHVLFTNAFFDWIEQRKISFPDGTVLKHVADAASFHHAPDKAPEKAMAWMIALADRYSSGMDRREKDEEEEETSSRETYRRLPLQSVFDEIVIDPKRPAPTKNAYTLSVLNPHAPAALIPLPWTGESPSLPENYKAVTELWIQEFQKIKDMPELSPRLFEEVLLGLLERHTWAIPSSTMDIPDISLFDHSRTTAAIAACLYRYHEEKGELENPEAVKNESLPKFQFIAGDLSGLQSTLFTLESQGVKGVSKILRARSFMLSAITEAAALETLETFSLPLSCIIQQAGGRFLILAPVTPDMEQRMESLQRDIDQWLLENYTGSLAFHLAASPCFPGQSFKSNGLHGIMADLALAVENAKHRSLGACQQGVIKREFRYDKACSTCGVRLAEDHSEDEYRCRTCQKEFELGRRLTSANHLVWEKGETEDKNAIPVLGLHLFLLKQEPTGVRPDTAVSIRRLKPESDKAPWAWRILANHIPRFSDERDLQDPKYDGVPKEDNQYFHGMPKTFAHIGAEAKEFSHEDNDYRGKPFLGLLKADVDFLGYVFSYGLKREDQQKSRFTLSRLAQLSRMMDLYFTGYLQGVIKNDFPDTYTIYAGGDDLLLIGPWRQMHHLAKRMRESFGAYTGNNPNLTISAGLSLLHANYPVNRAVGEAEELLERAKQHDPETKDRICPYTGAPMIWPQFSQTLDSAQWIHDRMQGKQKVGTGFVYQILTLAGDAEEVAKGDVSKAGWRAKLAYHLARNVPGKKDEKARSIAEWLKRLGLDNMFHTVANEPGITGWRLPITIALYRNRK, via the coding sequence ATGGCATATTCGATTTACGAAGTAATTTTTGGCGCGCTGCTGCATGACGTCGGGAAAATGTGTCAGCGGGCATATGGCTCCATGAAAGCCGTTCCATGGGTAACCTATGATATGGAGTCAACACTCTGCCCCAAGAACAAGCACCAGGCATACACGCACAAGCATGTCCTGTTCACCAATGCTTTTTTTGACTGGATTGAACAGCGGAAAATTTCGTTTCCAGATGGCACCGTGCTGAAACACGTCGCCGATGCCGCGAGTTTCCATCATGCGCCAGATAAAGCTCCGGAAAAAGCCATGGCCTGGATGATCGCCCTGGCCGACAGATACTCTTCCGGCATGGACAGAAGAGAAAAAGACGAGGAGGAGGAAGAGACTTCGTCCAGGGAAACTTACAGGCGCTTGCCCCTGCAATCTGTTTTCGATGAAATTGTCATTGATCCCAAGCGACCGGCGCCGACAAAAAACGCTTATACTCTGTCTGTTCTCAATCCCCATGCCCCAGCGGCCTTGATCCCCCTGCCCTGGACCGGGGAAAGCCCATCGCTTCCCGAAAATTATAAGGCGGTTACGGAATTATGGATTCAGGAATTTCAAAAAATCAAGGATATGCCAGAGCTTTCGCCCCGGCTTTTTGAGGAGGTACTCCTTGGCCTTCTGGAAAGGCACACCTGGGCCATCCCCTCCAGCACCATGGACATCCCCGATATATCCCTGTTCGACCACTCACGGACCACGGCGGCCATCGCAGCCTGTCTCTACCGCTATCATGAGGAAAAAGGCGAGCTTGAAAACCCGGAGGCTGTAAAAAACGAGTCTCTCCCAAAATTCCAGTTTATTGCCGGCGACCTTTCCGGCCTTCAGTCCACGCTATTCACGCTGGAAAGTCAGGGCGTAAAGGGCGTGAGCAAAATTCTGCGAGCAAGGTCCTTTATGCTTTCCGCCATCACCGAGGCCGCCGCGCTGGAGACATTGGAAACGTTTTCCCTGCCCCTGTCATGCATCATCCAACAGGCAGGAGGGCGGTTTCTGATTCTCGCGCCCGTCACGCCTGACATGGAACAGCGGATGGAATCGCTCCAGCGCGACATTGATCAATGGCTGCTGGAAAACTACACCGGCAGCCTGGCCTTCCACCTGGCCGCCAGTCCCTGCTTCCCCGGCCAGTCCTTCAAGTCCAACGGACTTCACGGCATCATGGCCGACCTGGCCCTTGCCGTCGAAAACGCCAAACACCGGTCGCTCGGCGCCTGCCAACAGGGCGTCATCAAACGTGAATTTCGATACGACAAAGCCTGCTCCACCTGCGGCGTCAGGCTGGCCGAGGATCACAGTGAAGATGAATACCGTTGCCGCACATGCCAGAAAGAATTCGAACTTGGCCGCCGCCTTACCAGTGCCAACCACCTGGTCTGGGAAAAAGGTGAAACCGAAGACAAAAACGCCATTCCCGTGCTGGGTTTGCATCTCTTTTTATTGAAACAGGAACCGACCGGCGTCAGGCCGGATACAGCCGTTTCCATCCGCAGACTGAAGCCGGAAAGCGATAAGGCTCCTTGGGCTTGGCGCATTCTGGCCAACCATATTCCCAGGTTTTCTGACGAACGTGACCTTCAGGATCCGAAGTATGACGGAGTTCCAAAAGAAGATAACCAGTATTTCCACGGCATGCCCAAAACCTTTGCCCATATCGGCGCCGAGGCAAAAGAGTTCAGCCATGAAGACAACGACTACCGGGGCAAGCCTTTTCTCGGCCTGTTAAAAGCGGACGTGGACTTTCTCGGATATGTTTTCAGTTATGGCTTGAAGCGCGAGGATCAACAGAAGAGCCGTTTCACCCTTTCCCGCCTGGCCCAGCTTTCACGAATGATGGACCTTTATTTCACCGGCTATCTTCAGGGGGTCATCAAAAACGACTTCCCGGACACCTACACGATTTACGCCGGCGGCGACGACCTGCTGCTCATCGGGCCCTGGCGCCAGATGCACCATCTTGCCAAACGGATGCGGGAATCCTTCGGCGCCTATACCGGCAACAACCCCAACCTCACGATTTCCGCCGGGCTTTCCCTTCTGCACGCCAACTACCCGGTAAACCGGGCCGTAGGCGAGGCAGAGGAGCTTCTCGAAAGGGCCAAACAGCACGACCCGGAAACCAAAGACAGAATCTGCCCCTACACCGGCGCCCCCATGATATGGCCACAATTTAGCCAGACCCTTGATAGCGCCCAATGGATTCATGACCGGATGCAGGGGAAACAGAAGGTCGGCACGGGCTTTGTCTATCAAATTCTCACCCTCGCCGGAGACGCGGAAGAAGTGGCTAAAGGTGATGTGAGCAAGGCCGGCTGGCGGGCCAAGCTGGCCTATCATTTAGCCCGCAATGTTCCCGGCAAAAAGGACGAAAAAGCCCGAAGCATAGCCGAATGGCTCAAGCGGCTGGGCCTGGACAATATGTTTCACACGGTTGCCAATGAACCCGGCATCACCGGGTGGCGGCTGCCGATCACCATCGCTTTATATAGAAACCGGAAATAA
- a CDS encoding putative CRISPR-associated protein encodes MKHVLVCTVGTSLKKNLAHAPDEKLKEWIGSANVQGIVSELSVIDPADRLNGAEINSITGILEKGLLDQRNALYLLVSDTEDGALTGRILKAYYENSKNPRRFDKVETVTLEGLSDRSVFDFRTKGLRNLVKAIAEIVKRHGAESVLINATGGYKAQISFAGMIGQALEIPVCYLFEKFSEVIALPPQPISLDLGFWLANASLFFDLAGDGLDKNPADADPRFAGLIDEIEVDNTRLVGLSATGQLFHEMFCFRFQQQRGRLLPPDAGIAPDAKVIKYEDSNKGRHSGLEPWLKKLCGAPYVKRIYTHYHHYSLPLKNYFRPSAKGDFCQVEGSFSDGHATTKFDIVTTAKTADQRDAVIADLSSRFV; translated from the coding sequence ATGAAACATGTCCTTGTCTGTACTGTGGGCACCAGTCTGAAGAAGAACCTGGCCCACGCGCCCGATGAAAAACTCAAGGAATGGATCGGTTCGGCCAATGTTCAAGGCATAGTGTCCGAGCTTTCCGTTATAGACCCGGCCGACCGGCTCAACGGTGCGGAAATCAACTCCATCACCGGCATTCTGGAAAAAGGTCTGCTTGACCAGAGAAACGCCCTTTATTTGCTGGTTTCCGACACCGAAGATGGCGCCCTCACCGGCCGGATACTCAAGGCGTACTACGAAAACAGCAAGAACCCCCGGCGGTTTGACAAGGTTGAAACCGTCACCCTTGAAGGGCTTTCCGACCGCTCAGTCTTCGACTTCAGGACCAAGGGCTTGCGCAACTTGGTGAAAGCCATTGCCGAAATCGTTAAAAGACACGGGGCCGAATCGGTGCTCATCAACGCCACGGGCGGGTACAAGGCCCAGATATCGTTTGCCGGCATGATCGGCCAGGCCCTGGAAATCCCGGTCTGCTACCTGTTTGAAAAATTTTCCGAGGTTATTGCCCTTCCGCCCCAGCCCATTTCACTCGATCTGGGGTTCTGGCTGGCAAACGCGTCCCTGTTTTTCGACCTTGCCGGCGACGGCCTCGACAAAAATCCCGCCGATGCCGACCCCCGTTTCGCCGGACTGATAGACGAAATAGAGGTGGACAACACCCGGCTGGTCGGCCTTTCGGCCACGGGCCAGCTCTTTCACGAAATGTTCTGCTTCCGGTTCCAGCAGCAACGCGGCCGCCTTTTGCCGCCGGATGCGGGCATCGCGCCCGATGCAAAGGTCATTAAATACGAAGACAGCAATAAAGGCCGACATTCCGGCCTTGAGCCCTGGCTGAAAAAACTTTGCGGGGCGCCCTATGTGAAGCGGATATACACCCATTATCACCACTACAGTCTTCCGCTGAAAAACTATTTCCGCCCCTCGGCCAAAGGAGACTTCTGCCAGGTGGAAGGCAGCTTCAGCGACGGGCATGCCACAACCAAATTTGACATCGTAACCACGGCAAAAACTGCCGACCAGCGGGATGCCGTCATCGCCGACCTGTCGAGCCGGTTTGTTTAA